ATCACCGGGCCGCGAGGCGCCCACGCGAAGGCCCTCCCTTTTTACAGCCCCGACGACGGTGATCCCCACACCGGTCTGTTCCGTAGGGATGTTTTTTTCGGTGCTGATGGCGATAGGCAGATCGCGCTTGCCGATGGCGCCGAGTTCGTCGCGAACTCCGGCGAGCACCTCACCCCCTGTGGGAAAGGGCTCATTGGCGATGGCTGCCGTCAGCGCCACCGGTTCTGCGCCAACGGCGAGCACCTCCATCAAGGCGACCCGGGTGGTGCAGATCCCCACGATATAAGGGGGGACCTGCACGGCATCACGTTCCTTGCCGCCGATGGCGCCGCAGGAGTCGCAGGCCACCACCAGGCACTGGTCGTCAGAAAGAAACACCACTTCCACATCGCGTCCCTTGTATCCCAAGGTTTCCACCTCCTTGAAGTTCATTGCCCCTGGGCATTCTGCGAGCAAAAGAAAAAGCCCATAGCTTCTCTATCGCCGTCAAGGCAACAATAAAGAAACCATGAACTTTGCCATCATTCATGAACGGTCATGTTCCAGGCAGGTCTCCTGACTCCGATTCATCACCGCTGCGCGCCTTCCCGGTTTCCCAGTGGCAACCTGCGCAGGGCTCCTCGTCACAGTGGCGGGTCCGTCCGGGAATCACACCCGGTTCCCTATTCTCCCCCCAAGAGGGGCACCTGAAACATGGCTATGCTCTTTGTTTGTATTATAAGTCACAAAGAGCCTGTTTTTCAACAGGAGCAACCCGGTTTTCTCGACATCAGCTTTTACTTTCTCGAAGCGAGAAATTCGGCTACCGCCCTCAACCTTCCGCCGCGCTGTTCCGCACTCTCGGTGTCAACACTGCATTCATCTTCTGGAACGTTTCCACCGCCTGGGCCAACTCAAGCGCAGAGAGTTCCTGCAGTTGGCCATTCAACCGCTCGAAGCGGGCCTCCTGAATCGTTTGAATGGTCTTCAACCCTGTATCCGTCAGTGAAACCATGACGACGCGCCGATCCTTTTCAGACCGCTCCCGCGTGATGAGCCCCATGCCAGCCAGTTTGTCCATCATGCCGGTCACAGCGCCGGAGGTGATCCCGATCTGGTCGGCGATGTCGGTGGCCTTGCAGGTCCCCGACTTCAATAATATGTACAACAGAAAGATCTGCCCTTCGCCCAGATGGTATTCAGGGCCGATATCCTGGACGGCGCACTTGACATTATAAAAAAAAGCCTCTAACAAATCCTTGATGGCATTTAATTGCTGATCCTTCACCGCTTCTTCCCTTGACAGTTCTTGTCCTCTCCCTTACGATCATATCGTCTTAGTCGCTAAATATTTTAGCCTCTAAGATAAATATTAGGCCGGTAGGTACCGGCTGTCAATGAAAGCATCATTTGTATTTGGCGGAGGAGGATTTTACGGTGAAGAGACAAATCGGCGTCAGCCTGCTTGCCGTCGCCCTGCTGGCAGCGGGGACAGGTTGCGGGAAAACGCCTGAACCGGCAAGCACCGAAGCGCCGCCCCAGACAGTGACGGTCGCCAAGGCGGAGCGCACAGACCTGTCCAACGTGCTGACCTTCAGCGGCGCTCTGGCGGCAAAAGATGAATTAAAGCTGGTCCCGAAGGGCCAGGGCAAAGTCGCCCGCATCAACGCCGAAGTGGGGCAGCGGGTGAACGCCGGCGACATGCTGTTGGAACTGGACAACGCCGACATCCAGGCCCGGCTCGACGCCGCCAACGCCGGTGTCGAGGTCAACAAGGCCAGCCTGGAGCGGGCGCGCCTGCAGCTGGATATGGATAAGATCGCCCTCGACGACGCCCAACGCCATTATGACCGGGTAAAGGCGCTCTTTGACGCCGGCGCCACGTCCCAGTCCGACTTTGATGCGGCTAAGAGCTCCCTGGACACGTCGACAAAACGGTGCGCCTCTGACGAGGTTTCCGTCGCCTCGGCCCAGGCCCAGTTGAATCAAAGCCAGGCCCAGGTCCGCCAGACCCAGGTCGATCTGGAAAACGCCGTGCTGCGCTCGCCCATCTCCGGCATCGTCTCGGCACGGAACGTGAATGTGGGCGAGTATGTCTCCAATACGGCGACAGCCTTCAATGTGGTCCGTATCGACACGGTTGAGGTGAAGGCCGATCTGACAGAGAGCGATGTCAACAGCGTCCGGCCCGGCCAAGAGGTGGAGGTCAAGGTGGCCGCCGCCAGCGACAAACCTTTCAAGGGTCGCATCGCCAAGGTGAGCCCTGCCGCCGATGAGAAGGCGAAGACCTTCCCCATCTGGATCGCCGTCGACAACGGAGACTACATATTGAAGCCCGGCATGTTTGCCGAGTTCCAACTGGCCACCGCCCACAAAACGAACGCCCTGACGGCGCCGGCGGAAGCCGTCGTCATGCGCAGCGGCGCGCCGATTCTCTTTGTGATCACCGACAACAAGGCGGTCGAGCGCAAAGTGAAGACCGGTTTCTCCGATGGCAAACGAGTCGAGATTCTCGACGGCCTCAAAGACGGCGAGATGATGGCCACAGGCGGTCAAATGACCCTGGCTGATGGCGCGCCCGTCGCCATCAAGGAGGCGCAGCCGGCGACAGCCAGCCCTGGCGCCGACACGGGAGCGACGGCGCCAAAAGGGCAGGTGTAATCGATGAGCCTAACACAATTCGCCGTCAAGCGGCCTGTCGCCATGAGCATGATCGTCCTCATGTTTGTCGTGCTCGGTCTCTACAGCTACCGCATGCTCGGCGTCGATCTGTACCCGAACGTCAACGCGCCCTACATCTCTGTCAGCGTCTCCTATCCCGGCGCCGGCGCCGAAGAAGTGGAGAGCCAGATCCTCAAACCCATCGAATCAGCCGTATCCTCCATCAGCAAAGTCGACACCATCTCTTCACAGGCTTCGGAAGGCTTTGGCGTCGTCATCGTCCAGTTCTCCCTCTCGGCCAACGCCGACCAGTCGGCCAACGACGTGCAGAAGAAGGTCGACTCGGTGAAGGGGCAGTTGCCGGATGACGCCAAGGATCCTGTCGTCATCAAGATGGACTTCAACGCCGCCCCGGTGATGACCTTAGCCTTAAAAAGTTCCCGGCCGGCCCAAGAGACCTATGACCTGGCAGAAGATGTGCTGAAGGAGCGACTGCTCAAGGTCTCCGGCGTGACCGACGTAAAGCTCATCGGCGGTCAGAAACGGGAAATTCAGGTCGACATCGACAAGTCCCGCCTGGAAGGCTACGGCCTGTCTGTCAAAAAAGTGAGCGATCTGCTCAAAAACGAGAACATCAACCAACCGAGCGGTCGCCTGGATCGCCCTGACCTGGAATACAACGTCCGCGTCATGGGCCAGTTCAAGACAGTCAAGGATGTGGAAAACATCCAGATCCCCCTGGCGAACGGCTCCAAAATCCCCTTAAAAGCCATCGCCACCGTCAGCGACAGCCTCCATGAGGTGCGCACGATCAGCCGTGTCAACGGCCAACCCTCCATCGCCGCCGTCGTCTTCAAACAAAGCGACGCCAGCATCGTCGATGTGGGCGACAGCGTGAAGCAAGTGCTGCCTTCCATTGAAAAAGACCTGCCCCCGGACGTGCAACTGGTCATCGCTCGCGATTTTTCCGACTACGTTCACAACTCCCTCAATGGCACGCGCTCTTCCATCATCGAAGGCATCATCACGACGGCCCTCGCCCTCTTCTTCTTCCTCCGCGAGTGGCGCTCCATGGCCACCGTCATCATCGCCATCCCCACATCGCTCATCGCCACGCTGATGGGCATGTACTTCGCCGGTTTCAGCTTCAACATGATGTCCTTGCTGGGCATGGCCCTCTGCATCGGCATCCTTGTCGACGATTCGATCGTCGTCCTGGAGAACATCCACCGACATCGCGCCATGGGCAAGTCGGCCGTTGACGCCGCCCTGGAAGGTCGCGCCGAAATCGGCATGGCGGCCATCGCCATCACCCTCTCCGACGTGGTCGTCTTCGCGCCTATCGCCTTCATGGGCGGCATGGTGGGCCAGTTTTTCCGCCAGTTCGGCCTGACCGTCGTCATCGCCACCCTCTTCTCCCTCTTCATCTCCTTCACCCTGACGCCGATGCTGTCGGCGCGGTTCTACATGGAGGAGGATCCCGAGACCAAGGAACTGAAGGCGAAAAAACGCCAGGCCTCCCTCTACGGACTGTTCCTGCGCAA
The nucleotide sequence above comes from Heliomicrobium gestii. Encoded proteins:
- a CDS encoding AIR synthase related protein is translated as METLGYKGRDVEVVFLSDDQCLVVACDSCGAIGGKERDAVQVPPYIVGICTTRVALMEVLAVGAEPVALTAAIANEPFPTGGEVLAGVRDELGAIGKRDLPIAISTEKNIPTEQTGVGITVVGAVKREGLRVGASRPGDQVYCLGWPKVGAEVVSDDGKPIARAEHVRALLADPRVREVVPVGSKGIRVEAENLAAAVRCRVVGWQEDTPLDLAKSAGPSTCLIFTAETSPPQIAGAPIHHLGELKEKAR
- a CDS encoding MarR family transcriptional regulator, which produces MKDQQLNAIKDLLEAFFYNVKCAVQDIGPEYHLGEGQIFLLYILLKSGTCKATDIADQIGITSGAVTGMMDKLAGMGLITRERSEKDRRVVMVSLTDTGLKTIQTIQEARFERLNGQLQELSALELAQAVETFQKMNAVLTPRVRNSAAEG
- a CDS encoding efflux RND transporter periplasmic adaptor subunit gives rise to the protein MKRQIGVSLLAVALLAAGTGCGKTPEPASTEAPPQTVTVAKAERTDLSNVLTFSGALAAKDELKLVPKGQGKVARINAEVGQRVNAGDMLLELDNADIQARLDAANAGVEVNKASLERARLQLDMDKIALDDAQRHYDRVKALFDAGATSQSDFDAAKSSLDTSTKRCASDEVSVASAQAQLNQSQAQVRQTQVDLENAVLRSPISGIVSARNVNVGEYVSNTATAFNVVRIDTVEVKADLTESDVNSVRPGQEVEVKVAAASDKPFKGRIAKVSPAADEKAKTFPIWIAVDNGDYILKPGMFAEFQLATAHKTNALTAPAEAVVMRSGAPILFVITDNKAVERKVKTGFSDGKRVEILDGLKDGEMMATGGQMTLADGAPVAIKEAQPATASPGADTGATAPKGQV